A single genomic interval of Lucilia cuprina isolate Lc7/37 chromosome 2, ASM2204524v1, whole genome shotgun sequence harbors:
- the LOC111680794 gene encoding dedicator of cytokinesis protein 9 isoform X3, with translation MAERKFTRALNKPGMAAQLRETVSQVVRESAVLMKYPTNKQHRNTGSEKWNKPLVVEPIDFESFISKNKTLIQNDPQRELLIYPSDDVSEKILPRKVRTKSKSIIDRFEPPNETIVCPLYGGSTSTNGSHNVTRQNSSASNSPRLTQRQLSSQSTTSNGSIQQQQQQNGGNISRKCSQTSAPQLNSIKSPTSSLESYESALSTTNGTTKSISSSSSSTLKSSNLAQPEDDDDLDTIGDSLINNGVGPPAKPKFECSRFTRQALYTYRAKNHLIHYKYHEYGGTCHDLPKKTSSEVLREEVYEIDADQDRIDEQMSRSQADSITKQGYLLKGPDSGSDRMFANIGNKSFKRRYCYLRQEVDGTYILELHKDEKQGEAKATIVMDFCTEVVQNPKRSRYCFELRMTAGHKSFTLAAENEEDLKDWLSKLSLVLQQNKIQEDKRVASLERTPPPSPNTVMFGTLKGLDQSMNPQLIKYGRETDISIAQARRENRRRLFANYQSSSKATPADNVDQYREQFGKRIFLSCQSLKFRLQCPSDSQSSADGSHVCQVEPYITSLALYDVRAGRKLTESFYFNINDEHVRDMLPSTPVPHSVAAANVPKKDVHDERTRSTSQAYSTLIENLSTELQRFNKEQFSQLKQALFSVTSPHSDIFLVLKIEKILQGNIVQAVEPYLKANRDPRFAQKLHKNIRNYAQNIGHYRQPFGWAAKPLFRSYSNELDTEKDGEFEFNTIYRQEVNKLKDEELLKLLAEYRKPDKLSKLTVIPGQLKLMIEEVEKVEGSFTKSLVPLVNSTCPPNKPVTLEITEFQSTSERDCHPFTTFCNHLFVYPLNLQFDSQKIFSRARNITVVVELRDSDHENSKPLKCIYGRPGQDFLVSQIACPVLHHNTTPLWYEELKLRLPLGIFPEHHLLFSFYHVSCNLGKKRDANATFETPIGYAWLPLLQKGKINLDEQVIPVAATLPVGYLSIQPLGLGKGQNCGPDIQWIDNQRPLFGVALRMDSTVHTADQHLHNLFAHSERLLEGGKTTAMPAETETCKILKAAHAIDITTLINYLPTILNELFTLLVHTQSEEVGLNIIRLLINIIHMITEEAGRKELLTSYVTYVFHAPYFSQKISRTVHGELCKHLPSILHPNNTDFLVVNKFMRYSGIFFDLIVKSMSQHLLDTGRIRMLRNERFPKEFPERLENLIKVLIPYLISRYKDLPVETQHLNKSLSQFVRRALTFMDRGFVFKLIRYYMEQFSPGDPRVLQEFKFNFLQEICQHEHYVPFNLPFVLNPKNRPPEMMQHFNLTEDFCRQHFLSGLLLQELKSSLNEVGNVRKHALMVLKNLLAKHELDDRYQNKGQLSRIALLYVPWLGIVMDNIQRIDDLSEVTTPNGHVYADSASYTQRLSCSSSYVFGKDSTLNSNTSTPRGKNRATLHIEHPSPVRASVHLKETNYLAAIAGTVITNGCSDSSLNSLTSDSQNSQDTTLGANGNHIENMDVALRNGHNRSISVTHATVMQRCDKFSAAESKDLLLGFLFVIKHLSQEQMIGWWQNCNETETINFMTILELCLIQFRYVGKKNLHLNEESRDARAVRAAKASTLPARTSPAALENSSNLNETGTLNLTHNRENLLSETTRSQQALYESNLATEVGMIILDCLGLFAVQFKLKLIDSLILPKLARVYLKFLQLGQSENLSKHVFAALRAFINNFSPALFKGNAILCGQMVYELLKACDSRLVQIRHESCAVLYLLMRSNFEFSGRKGLTRVHLQVIISVSQMIGNVIGLNNARFQESLSVINSYANSDKAMKGTGFPVEVKDLTRRVRTVLMATAQMQAHHMDPERLLELQYSLANSYASTPELRHTWLVTMARNHEQNGNISEAACCHLHIAALMSEYLRLKGGCSINWGSLAFSKISRNINRDEQGLKLDAGSQDSQYTEQMLLEQLKQCAVFLDSAERYECLGELYKLILPIYERTRNYNDLQESYEHLAKAYSKIIEVNRSGKRMLGRFYRVVFYGMVYFEEDHAVEYVYKEPKLTSLSEISERLAKQYKEKFGADVVKLIMDSSPVNVNELDPKLAYIQVTHVIPFFTKDELDQRLNEFEQNHDVDTFMYETPFTKSGAARGAVEEQWKRKTVIKTTYSFPYVLKRIPVKSREIIELSPIEVAIDEMQTKVTELEETILPPADVKKLQLRLQGSVAVQVNAGPLAYAQAFLDPKVVNNFSVDRVEDLKDVFRDFIGVCHTALQLNARMICSDQKEYHNALKENYQKLCQALSELLDEPFQPLDEGANATHRNSMALFNAISGASNNSSTA, from the exons ATGGCAGAACGAAAATTTACCCGGGCCTTAAATAAGCCGGGTATGGCTGCTCAATTGCGTGAGACTGTATCACAAGTTGTACGAGAGAGTGCAGTGTTG ATGAAATATCCAACAAACAAACAGCATCGTAATACTGGTAGCGAAAAATGG aatAAACCCCTCGTAGTGGAACCCATAGACTTTGAAAGCTTCATCTCCAAAAACAAAACTCTAATACAAAATGATCCCCAAAGAGAATTACTTATATATCCAAGTGATGATGTATCG GAAAAAATTTTACCCCGCAAAGTACGCACAAAATCCAAATCCATAATAGATCGCTTTGAACCCCCCAATGAAACGATAGTATGTCCCTTGTATGGTGGATCAACATCCACTAATGGATCACATAATGTAACAAGACAGAATAGCAGTGCTTCCAATAGTCCGCGTTTAACGCAACGACAGTTGAGTAGTCAATCTACAACTTCTAATGGTtccatacaacaacaacagcaacaaaatggTGGTAACATTTCACGCAAATGTTCACAAACCTCAGCGCCACAACTTAATTCTATTAAATCACCTACCTCATCATTGGAATCATACGAATCGGCGCTGTCCACAACAAATGGCACAACTAAATCCATATCCTCCTCGTCATCATCAACACTCAAATCAAGTAATTTAGCACAACccgaagatgatgatgatttagATACCATAGGTGATTCGTTGATAAATAATGGAGTTGGTCCTCCGGCTAAGCCGAAATTTGAATGTTCACGTTTTACGCGTCAGGCCTTGTATACGTATCGTgctaaaaatcatttaatacaTTATAAATACCATGAATATGGTGGAACTTGTCATGATCTACCAAA AAAAACTTCCTCAGAAGTTTTAAGAGAAGAAGTCTATGAAATTGATGCCGATCAAGATCGTATCGACGAGCAAATGTCACGGTCTCAGGCTGATTCCATTACTAAACAAGGTTATTTGCTAAAAGGTCCGGACTCGGGTTCAGATCGTATGTTTGCTAATATTGGTAACAAGTCTTTTAAAAGAAG ATATTGTTATCTACGCCAAGAAGTGGATGGTACTTATATATTAGAACTACACAAAGATGAAAAACAGGGTGAAGCGAAGGCCACCATAGTCATGGACTTTTGCACTGAAGTTGTGCAG AATCCTAAACGTAGTCGCTATTGCTTTGAACTACGCATGACTGCCGGTCATAAATCTTTTACATTAGCTGCCGAAAATGAAGAAGATCTCAAGGACTGGTTAAGTAAACTCTCATTAGTATTGCAACAGAACAAAATCCAAGAAGATAAACGAGTAGCATCACTCGAAAGAACACCTCCTCCAAGTCCTAATACTGTGATGTTTGGTACCCTTAAGGGTCTTGATCAATCTATGAATCCACAATTAATTAAATACGGAAGAGAAACTGATATATCCATAGCACAGGCAAGACGAGAAAATAGACGAAGACTTTTTGCCAATTACCAATCGAGTTCGAAAGCAACACCTGCCGATAATGTCGATCAGTATAGAGAACAATTTGGCAAACGTATATTCCTTAGTTGTCAAAGTCTAAAATTTCGCCTACAATGTCCTTCCGATAGTCAAAGTTCGGCCGATGGCAGTCATGTCTGTCAGGTTGAACCCTATATAACTAGTCTGGCTCTGTATGATGTACGCGCAGGACGCAAACTTACAGAATCATTTTACTTCAACATTAACGATGAGCATGTGCGTGATATGTTACCCTCAACACCCGTGCCACATTCAGTGGCCGCTGCAAATGTTCCCAAAAAAGATGTGCATGATGAACGTACACGTAGTACTTCGCAAGCCTATAGTACgcttatagaaaatctttcgacaGAATTGCAGAGATTCAACAAGGAGCAGTTTTCACAGTTAAAGCAGGCTTTATTTTCAGTTACCTCGCCTCATTCAGATATATTTCTGGTgctaaaaatagagaaaatctTGCAAGGAAATATAGTACAGGCTGTGGAACCCTACTTAAAAGCCAATAGAGATCCCAGATTTGCTCAAAAACTACACAAGAATATACGTAACTATGCCCAGAACATTGGCCATTATAGACAACCATTTGGCTGGGCAGCCAAGCCTCTATTTCGTTCATACAGCAATGAATTGGATACAGAAAAAGATGgtgaatttgaatttaatacCATCTATCGACAAGAAGTAAATAAACTCAAAGATGAGGAGTTATTGAAATTATTAGCCGAATATCGAAAACCAgataaattaagtaaattaacGGTTATACCGGGACAATTGAAATTAATGATAGAGGAGGTAGAAAAAGTGGAAG GCTCATTTACCAAATCATTAGTACCTTTGGTTAACTCCACCTGTCCACCCAACAAGCCAGTTACTTTAGAAATAACCGAATTCCAAAGTACTTCCGAACGAGATTGTCATCCATTTACAACATTTTGtaatcatttatttgtttatccCTTAAACTTACAATTCGATAGTCAGAAAATATTCTCCCGGGCTCGCAATATAACAGTTGTGGTAGAATTAAGAGATTCTGATCATGAAAATTCCAAGCCATTGAAG TGCATATATGGCCGTCCAGGTCAAGATTTTCTAGTCTCCCAAATAGCCTGCCCAGTTCTTCATCACAACACCACTCCCTTGTGGTATGAAGAATTAAAATTACGTTTACCTTTGGGTATATTTCCCGAACATCATcttctgttttctttttatcatGTTTCTTGTAATTTGGGTAAAAAACGTGATGCTAATGCTACGTTCGAAACACCCATCGGTTATGCCTGGCTGCCGTTATTGCAAAAAGGTAAAATAAATTTGGATGAACAAGTCATTCCAGTAGCAGCTACTTTGCCTGTCGGGTACTTAAGCATTCAGCCCTTAGGCTTGGGCAAAGGG CAGAATTGTGGGCCAGATATACAATGGATCGATAATCAAAGACCGCTGTTTGGTGTGGCCCTGCGTATGGATTCTACAGTACACACAGCCGATCAACATTTACACAATTTATTTGCTCATTCCGAACGTCTGTTGGAAGGTGGCAAAACTACGGCTATGCCAGCTGAAACGGAAACCTGTAAAATTCTAAAAGCAGCTCATGCTATTGATATTACCACCCTTATCAACTATTTGCCTACTATACTAAATGAACTCTTTACCTTATTGGTGCACACGCAATCTGAAGAAGTTGGCTTGAATATTATACGTTTACTTATAAACATTATACACATGATAACGGAGGAAGCCGGACGCAAGGAGTTATTAACTTCCTATGTAACCTATGTCTTTCATGCACCCTATTTTTCCCAAAAGATTTCACGTACTGTACATGGTGAATTGTGCAAACATTTGCCCTCTATTTTGCATCCCAATAATACCGACTTTTTGGTAGTCAATAAGTTTATGCGTTACTCGggtatattttttgatttgatCGTTAAAAGTATGTCGCAACATCTTTTGGATACGGGTCGGATACGTATGTTAAGAAATGAAAGATTTCCAAAAGAATTCCCTGAAAGACTGGAAAATCTTATTAAGGTCTTGATACCCTATTTGATATCACGCTACAAAGATTTACCCGTGGAAACCCAACATCTTAATAAGTCATTATCACAATTTGTTCGTAGAGCCTTGACATTTATGGATCgtggttttgtttttaaactaataCGCTACTACATGGAACAATTTTCTCCCGGAGATCCTCGTGTTTTACAggagtttaaatttaatttccttCAAGAAATTTGTCAACATGAACACTATGTGCCCTTTAacttgccatttgttttgaatCCCAAAAATCGTCCTCCCGAAATGatgcaacattttaatttaacggAGGATTTCTGCCGACAACATTTCCTATCGGGCTTATTGTTACAAGAACTGAAGAGTAGTTTGAATGAAGTGGGTAATGTTAGAAAACATGCCTTGATGGTATTGAAAAACCTATTGGCGAAACATGAATTGGATGATCGTTATCAGAATAAGGGACAACTATCTAGGATTGCTTTGTTGTATGTACCCTGGTTGGGTATAGTAATGGATAATATACAAAGAATCGACGATCTCTCAGAGGTAACCACACCCAATGGTCATGTTTATGCCGACTCTGCTTCCTATACTCAAAGGCTTTCGTGCTCCAGTAGTTATGTTTTTGGCAAAGATTCGACTTTGAATTCCAATACGTCTACTCCTAGAGGTAAAAACAGAGCAACTTTGCACATTGAGCATCCCAGTCCAGTTAGAGCTTCGGTACATCTTAAGGAAACCAATTACTTGGCTGCAATAGCTGGTACTGTTATTACCAATGGCTGTTCAGATTCATCCCTTAACTCCCTAACATCCGATTCACAAAACTCTCAAGATACCACCTTGGGAGCCAATGGTAATCATATAGAAAATATGGATGTGGCTTTAAGAAATGGTCACAATCGCTCTATTAGCGTAACTCATGCCACCGTCATGCAAAGATGTGATAAATTCTCAGCAGCTGAAAGCAAAGATCTCCTATTGGGCTTCCTGTTTGTCATTAAACATTTATCACAAGAACAAATGATTGGTTGGTGGCAAAATTGCAATGAAACCGAAACCATTAACTTTATGACCATTTTGGAATTATGTCTCATACAATTTCGTTATGTGGGTAAGAAAAATCTACATTTAAATGAAGAATCCAGAGATGCTCGAGCAGTAAGAGCAGCCAAAGCTAGTACTCTACCAGCCAGAACATCACCAGCTGCTTTAGAAAACTCCTCTAATTTAAATGAAACAGGTACCTTAAATTTAACACACAATCGAGAGAATTTATTAAGTGAAACCACTAGAAGTCAACAGGCTTTATATGAATCAAATCTGGCCACTGAAGTTGGTATGATCATATTGGATTGTTTGGGTTTATTTGCAGtacaatttaaacttaaactcaTAGACAGTCTCATATTACCAAAATTGGCGCGTGTTTATCTCAAGTTTCTGCAACTGGGTCAATCGGAAAATCTTTCCAAACATGTTTTTGCTGCTCTGCGTGCTTTCATCAACAACTTTTCGCCGGCTCTTTTTAAAGGCAATGCCATATTGTGCGGTCAAATGGTATACGAATTACTAAAGGCGTGTGACAGTCGTCTAGTGCAAATTAGACATGAATCCTGTGCAGTTCTTTATCTACTAATGCGTAGCAATTTCGAGTTTAGCGGACGTAAAGGTTTAACGCGGGTACATTTACAGGTCATCATTTCGGTCTCACAAATGATTGGCAATGTAATTGGTCTGAATAATGCACGTTTTCAAGAGAGTTTATCGGTCATCAATAGTTATGCGAATAGTGATAAGGCTATGAAGGGTACCGGTTTTCCAGTAGAGGTCAAAGATCTAACACGCAGAGTGCGAACTGTTTTAATGGCTACGGCTCAAATGCAAGCTCACCATATGGATCCAGAACGCTTGCTAGAGTTACAATATTCTTTAGCCAATTCCTATGCCTCTACACCAGAACTACGACACACCTGGCTGGTGACTATGGCTCGTAATCATGAACAGAATGGTAATATTTCCGAAGCAGCCTGTTGTCATCTGCACATAGCCGCCTTGATGTCCGAATATCTGCGTTTGAAGGGTGGCTGCAGCATTAATTGGGGCTCTTTGgcttttagcaaaatttcacGCAATATTAATCGCGATGAACAAGGTCTCAAATTGGATGCTGGTTCTCAGGATTCTCAATATACCGAACAAATGCTATTGGAACAATTAAAACAATGTGCAGTATTTTTGGATTCTGCCGAACGTTATGAATGTTTGGGAGAATTGTATAAGCTAATATTGCCCATTTATGAGAGAACAAGAAATTACAATGATCTACAAGAATCCTATGAACATTTAGCCAAGGCTTATAGTAAAATTATTGAGGTGAATCGTTCTGGCAAGCGCATGTTGGGCAGATTTTATCGTGTTGTTTTCTATGGAATG gtttatttCGAAGAAGATCATGCTGTAGAATATGTTTATAAGGAACCTAAATTGACTTCCTTAAGTGAGATATCCGAACGTTTAGCAAAACAGTACAAGGAGAAATTTGGTGCGGATGTTGTGAAATTAATTATGGATTCATCACCG GTTAATGTTAATGAACTCGATCCCAAATTGGCTTATATACAAGTAACACATGTGATACCATTCTTTACCAAAGATGAACTCGATCAAAGACTTAATGAGTTTGAACAAAATCACGATGTTGATACATTTATGTATGAAACACCTTTCACAAAATCGGGAGCAGCTAGAGGTGCGGTCGAGGAGCAATGGAAAcgtaaaactgttataaaaa cAACTTATTCCTTTCCCTATGTGCTAAAACGTATACCAGTTAAATCTAGAGAAATTATAGAATTGAGTCCCATAGAGGTGGCCATAGATGAAATGCAAACCAAAGTAACAGAATTAGAAGAAACCATACTACCACCAGCCGATGTTAAGAAATTACAGCTTAGACTGCAAGGCAGTGTTGCAGTGCAAGTAAATGCTGGTCCTTTGGCTTATGCTCAAGCGTTTTTGGATCCCAAAGTTGTTAATAACTTCTCCGTAGATAGGGTAGAGGACTTAAAAGATGTTTTCAG AGATTTCATAGGTGTTTGTCATACCGCTCTACAATTAAATGCCCGCATGATTTGCAGCGATCAAAAAGAATACCATAACGCTCTTAAGGAAAACTATCAGAAGCTTTGTCAGGCCTTAAGTGAATTGCTAGATGAACCTTTTCAACCTTTGGATGAAGGTGCCAATGCAACACATCGCAATAGCATGGCCTTATTTAATGCCATTAGTGGAGCTTCAAATAATTCAAGTACTGCCTAA